One Candidatus Palauibacter soopunensis genomic window, TCGGCGGGAGTCAAACGGCTGGAATCCGACCGGCCAATCTCATAAGATCAACGACTACAACAAGATATAAATCCATCAACGCCCGCCCGTCAGGCAGCCCGCCGCCCCGAGCACCATGGCCGAGAACCCGCCCGCCGTGACGAGCGCCGCCTCGGTCCCGAGCCGCTCCGCGATCCGCGCCCCCGCCGCCGCGAGCAACTCGTTCATGTCGACGAAGAACTCGTTCGCCTCCGCCATCGCCGCGATGACCTCGGCATCCATGCGCCCGCCGCCCAGCCGCGAGACGTGCTCGTGCGCCGGCAGGTGCGGCCGGACACCGAGGAGTCGCGTGTAGATGTTCTCGCGGTAGCGGGCTTCGAGCGCGTCCGGATCGGTCGGCCAGCCCCCCGAGACCGCCCCCTGCGCGCCGCCTCCGGCCCCCTGCGCGCCGCCGCCCGTCCCCGGCCCGCACCCCGACAGCCCGATCGTGAGCCCCGCCGCCCCCGCACCCGTCCGCACCACGAACCCCCGCCGATCCACCGTCACGATCCCGGAGCGGGGTTCGGCGGCGGTCCGCGCATCAGAGTTGCTTCACTTCCTCGGTGATGCGGGCGAGGGCGTCGGAGGCGTCTCCGAAGAACATGCGGTTGTTCCGCAGGTAGAAGAGCGGGTTGTCGATGCCGGCGTAGCCCACCGACAGCGAGCGTTTGATAACTATGCACGTCTTCGCGCGGTCCGTCTCGATGATCGGCATGCCCCCGATCGGGCTCGAGGGGTCGTCGCGCGCGAGCGGGTTCACGACATCGTTCGCTCCCACGACCACGGCGACGTCGATGTTCTCCATGTCCGGGTTCACGTCTTCCGGCTCGCAGAGTTGCTCGTAGGGCACGTTCGCCTCGGCGAGGAGCACGTTCATGTGCCCCGGCATCCGTCCGGCCACCGGGTGCACGCAGTAGCGCACCGAGACGCCGCGCTCCGTCAGCAGGTCGGCCAGTTCCCGCACCCGGTGCTGCGCCTGCGCCACCGCGAGCCCGTAGCCGGGGACGAAGATGACCTGCGAGGCGTAGCCCAGGACCATGGCGGAGTCCTCGGCCTCGATCGGCGTCGCCACCCGGTCGCCGTCCGCCGCGCGCCCCGCCGTCGCCGATCCCGTACCGAAAGCGCTGAACAGGACGTTCGCCAGCGAGCGGTTCATCGCCCGGCACATGATGCCGGTGAGGATGAGTCCGGAGGCGCCCACCAGCGCGCCCGAGATGATGAGCGCGTTGTTCCCGAGCACGAACCCGGCCGACGCCGCCGCGAGCCCGGAATACGAGTTGAGCAGCGCCACCACGACCGGCATGTCCGCGCCCCCGATCGGAATCACGAACAGGACGCCCAGGATGAGCGCGGCCGCGATCAGGCTCCAGTAGAAGACCAGGTTCGACTCGAAGCCGACCAGGTAGACCGCCAGCACCACCGCGACGCCCAGCAGGAGGCCGGCGGAGAACTTCACGAGCGGGTTCGAGATCGCGTTGCCGGTCACGAACCCCTGCAGCTTCCCGAACGCGATCATGCTGCCCGAGAAGGTGACGGCGCCGATCAGCGTCCCCGCCATGATCGACACCCCGGAGTCGATGGCGAGCGTCTCCCCGCCCGCGCCGCCCGCGACCCGCAGGTACTCCCCCACCGCGACGAGACCGGACGCGGCCCCGCCGAATCCGTTGAACACCGCCACCATCTCCGGCATGGCGGTCATCTTCACGGTCCGGGCCATGACGAGGCCGATCAGCCCCCCGATCGCGACGCCGGCGATGATCCACGTGTACTCCAGGCCGCTCTCGAGCAGCGTCGCGATGACCGCGAGCAGCATGCCGATCGCGGCGAGCCGGTTGCCCCCCGCCGCCGTGTCCGGATGGCTGAGCCGCTTGATCCCGAGGATGAAGAGAACGGCGGACGCCAGGTAGGCGAGCGGGATGGCCGTCGAGAATCCTGACATATCCATCGCTAGCTCGCGTCCTTGCTCTTGAACATCTGGAGCATGCGGTCGGTGACGAGAAAGCCGCCGACGACGTTGATCGTGGCGAGGATCAGCGCCGCCAGCCCGATCCACCGCATGAGCACCGCGTCTCCGGCGCGTCCGATCACGAGCAGCGCGCCGACGATCGAGATCCCGGAGATCGCGTTGGACCCCGACATGAGCGGCGTGTGCAGCGTGGGCGGCACCTTCGTGATGAGTTCGAAGCCCACGAACATCGCGAGCACGAACACATACAGTCCGATCAGGAGCGTTCCTTCCATCGGCCAGGCCTCGTCGTTGGGTTGCGCCCGGGGTCGGCGGCTCCGGCTCCGGGCTCCGTCATCATGCGCGCGTCACGCGCCGAACCGGACCTCTCCCGCGTGCGTCACGCAGCAGGGCCCGATCACATCGTCCTCCAGGTCCACCGACACGCCGTCCTCCCCGATCATCGGCTTCACGAGCGCGGAAAGGTTGCGGCCGAGCAACTGGCTGGCGTGGTACGGAAGCGAGCCCGGCACGTGGAGCGGCGCGTGGATCGTCACGCCGCGCTCCACGACCGTCTCCCCGGGCGCCGACAGCGAGCAGTTGCCCCCCGCCTCGCCCGCGAGATCGACGATCACCGAGCCCTCCTTCATCCGGTCCACCACGTCGTCGGTGATCAGCACGGGCGCGCGGCGTCCCGGCACCAGCGCCGTCGTGATGACGACGTCCGCCCGCGCCACGTGCTGCGCGAGCAGTTCCCGCTGCCGCGCCTGCTCCGCCTCCTCCAGTTCCTTCGCGTAGCCGCCCTCCGTCTCCGCGTCCTCCGCCGCCTCCCCGGCGCCCTCCTGGAGGTCCACGAACTTCGCCCCGAGGCTCTCGACCTCCTCCCGGACCGCGGCCCGGATGTCGTAGCCCCAGGTGTCCGCCCCGAGCCGGCGCGCCGTCGCGATCGCCTGCAGCCCCGCGACTCCGGCCCCGAGCACGAGCACGCGCGCCGGGGAGAGCGTCCCCGCCGCCGTCATGAGGAGAGGGAAGATCCGTCCGAGCGAGTTCGCGCCGAGGAGCACCGCCTTGTACCCCGCCAGGTTGCTCTGCGAGGAGAGGGCATCCATCGACTGCGCGCGCGTGATTCTCGGCACCAGTTCCAGCGCCAGCGCCGTGACCCCCCGTCCGGCCAGCCGCTCGATCAGCGCCCCGCTCTCGTGCGGCCGCAGCAGGCAGGCGAGGACCGCGCCCTCGCGCAGTCCGTCCGCCTCGGCCTCGGAGGGCGGGGCCACCTTGAACACGACATCGGCCTCGCCGAGAAGCCGGCCGGCATCCGGCACGATCTCAACGCCCACGTCCTCGTAGGCCGCGTCGGGGAAGCCGGCCGCCCGTCCCGCTCCCGCCTCGATGGCGATCGAAATGTCATCCGAGCGCAGGCGCTTCGCCCCGTCCGGCGTGAGGGCGACCCGCGACTCCCCGGCTGCGGTCTCCCGCGGGACACAGATTCGAACGCTCAAGGGCGGCTCCCATCGTTCACGGTGTTGATCCACGGTTCTGCTGCGTATGC contains:
- a CDS encoding NAD(P)(+) transhydrogenase (Re/Si-specific) subunit beta, whose amino-acid sequence is MSGFSTAIPLAYLASAVLFILGIKRLSHPDTAAGGNRLAAIGMLLAVIATLLESGLEYTWIIAGVAIGGLIGLVMARTVKMTAMPEMVAVFNGFGGAASGLVAVGEYLRVAGGAGGETLAIDSGVSIMAGTLIGAVTFSGSMIAFGKLQGFVTGNAISNPLVKFSAGLLLGVAVVLAVYLVGFESNLVFYWSLIAAALILGVLFVIPIGGADMPVVVALLNSYSGLAAASAGFVLGNNALIISGALVGASGLILTGIMCRAMNRSLANVLFSAFGTGSATAGRAADGDRVATPIEAEDSAMVLGYASQVIFVPGYGLAVAQAQHRVRELADLLTERGVSVRYCVHPVAGRMPGHMNVLLAEANVPYEQLCEPEDVNPDMENIDVAVVVGANDVVNPLARDDPSSPIGGMPIIETDRAKTCIVIKRSLSVGYAGIDNPLFYLRNNRMFFGDASDALARITEEVKQL
- a CDS encoding NAD(P) transhydrogenase subunit alpha, which translates into the protein MEGTLLIGLYVFVLAMFVGFELITKVPPTLHTPLMSGSNAISGISIVGALLVIGRAGDAVLMRWIGLAALILATINVVGGFLVTDRMLQMFKSKDAS
- a CDS encoding Re/Si-specific NAD(P)(+) transhydrogenase subunit alpha, with protein sequence MSVRICVPRETAAGESRVALTPDGAKRLRSDDISIAIEAGAGRAAGFPDAAYEDVGVEIVPDAGRLLGEADVVFKVAPPSEAEADGLREGAVLACLLRPHESGALIERLAGRGVTALALELVPRITRAQSMDALSSQSNLAGYKAVLLGANSLGRIFPLLMTAAGTLSPARVLVLGAGVAGLQAIATARRLGADTWGYDIRAAVREEVESLGAKFVDLQEGAGEAAEDAETEGGYAKELEEAEQARQRELLAQHVARADVVITTALVPGRRAPVLITDDVVDRMKEGSVIVDLAGEAGGNCSLSAPGETVVERGVTIHAPLHVPGSLPYHASQLLGRNLSALVKPMIGEDGVSVDLEDDVIGPCCVTHAGEVRFGA